A single Klebsiella variicola DNA region contains:
- a CDS encoding SmdB family multidrug efflux ABC transporter permease/ATP-binding protein produces MRSFTELWPTLKRLLAYGSPWRKPLAIAVGMMWIAAAAEVSGPLLISYFIDNMVAKHTLPLKLVAGLAVAYIGLQLLAALLHYNQSLLFNRAAVGVVQQLRSDVMDAALHQPLSEFDTQPVGQLISRVTNDTEVIRDLYVTVVATVLRSAALIGAMLVAMFSLDWRMALVAIAIFPAVLIVMIIYQRYSTPIVRRVRAWLADINDGFNEVINGMGVIQQFRQQARFGERMREASYAHYLARMQTLRLDGFLLRPLLSLFSSLVLCGLLMLFGFSAVGTIEVGVLYAFISYLGRLNEPLIELTTQQSMLQQAVVAGERVFELMDRPRQAWGSDDAPLSSGRVEIDHLSFAYRGDRLVLQDISLDIPSRSFVALVGHTGSGKSTLASLMMGYYPLTHGEIRIDGRPLASLSHSALRRGIAMVQQDPVVLADTFYANVALGRDISETQVWEALEAVQLAEVARSMSDGLYTQLGEQGNNLSVGQKQLLALARVLVETPQVLILDEATANIDSGTEQAIQQALAKVRQHTTLVVIAHRLSTIVEADTILVLHRGQAVERGTHQQLLAAKGRYWQMYQLQLAGEELAASAREESLSA; encoded by the coding sequence ATGCGTAGCTTTACCGAACTCTGGCCGACGCTTAAACGCCTGCTGGCCTATGGTTCTCCCTGGCGTAAGCCGCTGGCCATTGCGGTGGGGATGATGTGGATCGCGGCGGCGGCGGAAGTGAGCGGCCCGCTGCTCATCAGCTATTTCATCGATAATATGGTGGCGAAGCATACGCTCCCGCTGAAGCTGGTGGCAGGCCTGGCGGTAGCCTATATCGGCCTGCAGCTGCTGGCGGCATTACTGCACTATAACCAGTCGCTGCTGTTTAACCGCGCCGCGGTCGGCGTCGTCCAGCAGTTGCGTAGCGATGTAATGGATGCCGCCCTGCATCAGCCGCTCAGCGAGTTTGATACCCAGCCGGTTGGGCAGCTTATCTCGCGGGTGACCAACGATACGGAAGTCATTCGCGATCTGTACGTGACGGTGGTGGCGACGGTGCTGCGCAGCGCGGCGCTGATCGGCGCGATGCTGGTGGCGATGTTTAGCCTCGACTGGCGGATGGCGCTGGTGGCGATCGCGATCTTCCCGGCGGTGCTGATCGTGATGATCATCTATCAGCGCTATAGCACGCCGATCGTGCGCCGGGTGCGCGCCTGGCTTGCTGATATCAACGATGGTTTCAACGAAGTGATCAACGGCATGGGGGTGATCCAGCAGTTCCGCCAGCAGGCGCGCTTTGGCGAACGGATGCGCGAGGCCAGCTATGCCCACTATCTGGCGCGGATGCAGACGTTGCGCCTCGACGGTTTTCTGCTGCGCCCGCTGCTGAGCCTTTTTTCCTCGCTGGTGCTGTGCGGGCTGCTGATGCTGTTTGGCTTTAGCGCGGTGGGCACGATCGAGGTCGGGGTCCTGTACGCGTTTATCAGCTATCTCGGACGCCTTAACGAGCCGCTTATTGAGCTGACCACCCAGCAGTCGATGCTGCAGCAGGCGGTGGTCGCCGGCGAACGCGTTTTTGAGCTGATGGATCGCCCGCGCCAGGCGTGGGGCTCGGATGACGCGCCGCTGAGCAGCGGCCGGGTGGAAATTGACCATCTCTCCTTTGCCTACCGGGGGGATCGACTGGTCCTGCAGGATATCAGTCTGGATATTCCCTCCCGCAGCTTCGTGGCGCTGGTCGGGCATACCGGCAGCGGGAAGAGTACTCTCGCGAGTCTGATGATGGGCTATTACCCGTTAACCCACGGGGAGATCCGCATCGATGGCCGGCCGCTTGCTTCCCTCAGCCACAGCGCGTTGCGTCGGGGCATCGCGATGGTGCAACAGGATCCGGTGGTGCTGGCGGATACCTTCTACGCCAACGTCGCGCTGGGTCGGGATATCAGTGAGACGCAGGTCTGGGAAGCGCTGGAGGCGGTGCAACTGGCGGAGGTGGCGCGCAGCATGAGCGATGGCCTGTACACTCAGCTGGGCGAGCAGGGCAATAACCTCTCCGTTGGGCAGAAACAGCTGTTGGCGCTGGCGCGCGTGCTGGTGGAGACCCCGCAGGTATTGATTCTGGATGAGGCGACGGCAAACATCGACTCCGGCACCGAGCAGGCGATCCAGCAGGCGCTGGCGAAAGTCCGCCAGCATACCACCCTCGTGGTTATCGCCCATCGACTGTCAACCATCGTTGAGGCCGATACCATCCTGGTGCTGCATCGCGGTCAGGCTGTCGAGCGGGGCACCCATCAGCAGCTGCTGGCGGCGAAGGGGCGTTACTGGCAGATGTATCAGCTGCAGCTGGCTGGCGAAGAGCTGGCGGCCAGCGCCCGGGAAGAGTCGCTCAGCGCCTGA
- a CDS encoding SmdA family multidrug ABC transporter permease/ATP-binding protein: protein MRLFAQLSWYFRREWRRYLGAIALLAIIAVLQLIPPKVVGIVVDGVTQQHYTAEKVWMWIGALVLVAVMVYLLRYVWRVLLFGASYQLAVELREDFYRQLSRQHPAFYLRHRTGDLIARATNDVDRVVFAAGEGVLTLVDSMVMGCAVLIVMSTQISWQLTLLALLPMPLMALAIKRNGDALHERFRVAQAAFSSLNDRTQESLTSIRMIKAFGLEDRQSAQFAADAADTGAKNMRVARIDARFDPTIYIAIGAANLLAIGGGSWMVIHGSLTLGQLTSFVMYLGLMIWPMLALAWMFNIVERGSAAYGRIRTMLEEAPAVDDGTEAVPAGRGVLQVAIRNFIYPQASKPSLEQVNFTLQPGQMLGICGPTGAGKSTILALLQRHFDVTSGEIRFHDLPLPRLQLDSWRARLAVVNQTPFLFSDTVANNIALGKPDATPAQIERVARLASVHDDILRLPQGYDTEVGERGVMLSGGQKQRISIARALLLEAEILILDDALSAVDGRTEHQILHNLRQWGEGRTVIISAHRLSALTEASEILVLQHGHIAQRGRHEALAVQPGWYRDMYRYQQLEAALDEVPQAQEEALDA, encoded by the coding sequence TTGCGATTATTTGCTCAACTCAGCTGGTACTTCCGCCGGGAGTGGCGCCGCTATCTTGGCGCGATTGCCCTGCTGGCCATTATTGCCGTCCTGCAGCTTATTCCGCCGAAGGTGGTGGGCATTGTGGTGGACGGCGTGACGCAACAACATTACACCGCAGAGAAGGTGTGGATGTGGATCGGCGCGCTGGTGCTGGTCGCGGTAATGGTTTACCTGCTGCGCTATGTCTGGCGCGTGCTGCTGTTCGGCGCCTCTTACCAGCTGGCGGTCGAACTGCGGGAAGATTTTTACCGGCAACTGAGCCGTCAGCATCCGGCATTCTATTTGCGCCATCGCACTGGCGATCTGATCGCCCGCGCCACCAACGATGTTGACCGGGTGGTATTTGCCGCCGGTGAAGGGGTGTTAACCCTGGTGGATTCGATGGTGATGGGCTGTGCGGTATTGATTGTGATGTCGACGCAGATTAGCTGGCAGCTCACCCTGCTGGCGCTGTTGCCGATGCCGCTGATGGCGCTGGCGATCAAACGCAACGGCGATGCGCTTCACGAACGTTTTCGCGTGGCCCAGGCGGCCTTTTCCAGCCTTAACGATCGCACACAGGAGAGCCTGACCAGCATCCGCATGATTAAGGCTTTTGGGCTGGAGGATCGCCAGTCGGCGCAGTTTGCCGCCGATGCCGCCGATACCGGCGCGAAAAATATGCGCGTGGCACGCATTGACGCGCGTTTCGACCCCACCATCTATATCGCCATTGGGGCCGCTAACCTGCTGGCTATCGGCGGCGGCAGCTGGATGGTGATCCACGGCAGCCTGACGCTGGGCCAGCTGACCAGCTTTGTGATGTATCTTGGCCTGATGATCTGGCCGATGCTGGCGCTGGCGTGGATGTTTAACATTGTTGAGCGCGGTAGCGCGGCCTATGGCCGTATCCGCACGATGCTCGAAGAGGCGCCAGCGGTGGACGACGGTACTGAAGCAGTGCCTGCAGGCCGCGGTGTCCTGCAGGTTGCCATCCGCAACTTCATCTATCCGCAGGCGAGTAAACCTTCGCTGGAGCAGGTTAATTTTACCCTCCAGCCGGGGCAAATGCTGGGTATCTGCGGGCCGACGGGCGCCGGTAAAAGTACCATTCTGGCGCTGCTGCAACGTCATTTTGACGTCACCAGCGGCGAGATCCGCTTTCACGATCTGCCGCTGCCGCGTCTGCAGCTCGACAGCTGGCGCGCCCGGCTGGCGGTGGTCAATCAGACGCCATTTTTATTCTCTGACACCGTCGCCAATAATATCGCGCTGGGCAAACCGGATGCGACACCAGCGCAGATTGAACGCGTGGCACGGCTGGCCAGCGTGCATGACGACATTCTGCGCCTGCCCCAGGGGTACGATACCGAGGTGGGCGAGCGCGGCGTGATGCTCTCCGGCGGCCAGAAACAACGCATCTCGATTGCCCGCGCTCTGCTGCTGGAGGCTGAAATTTTGATCCTTGATGATGCTTTGTCGGCGGTAGATGGCCGTACGGAGCACCAGATCCTGCACAACCTGCGCCAGTGGGGGGAGGGGCGGACGGTGATTATCAGCGCCCACCGGCTGTCGGCGCTGACCGAGGCCAGTGAAATTCTGGTGTTACAGCATGGGCATATTGCCCAGCGTGGCCGCCATGAGGCGCTGGCCGTGCAGCCAGGCTGGTACCGCGACATGTATCGTTACCAGCAGCTGGAAGCCGCGCTTGACGAGGTTCCGCAGGCGCAAGAGGAGGCCCTGGATGCGTAG
- a CDS encoding Lrp/AsnC family transcriptional regulator, with amino-acid sequence MLDKIDRKLLALLQEDCTLSLQALADAVNLTTTPCWKRLKRLEDEGILRGRVALLDAEKVGLGLTAFVLIKTQHHSSDWYGHFVSEVTQMAEVLGFWRMAGEYDYLLRVQVADMKRYDDFYKRLVNSVPGLSDVTSSFAMEQIKYTTALPVE; translated from the coding sequence ATGCTAGATAAAATTGACCGTAAGCTGCTGGCGCTGCTGCAGGAAGATTGCACCCTCTCTTTGCAGGCGCTGGCCGATGCCGTTAATCTGACCACCACGCCCTGCTGGAAGCGCCTGAAAAGGCTCGAAGATGAAGGTATTTTGCGCGGGCGCGTCGCCTTACTGGATGCCGAAAAGGTGGGGCTGGGCCTGACGGCGTTTGTCCTGATCAAGACTCAGCATCACAGCAGCGACTGGTATGGCCATTTTGTGAGCGAAGTGACGCAGATGGCGGAGGTGCTCGGCTTCTGGCGGATGGCAGGAGAGTATGATTACCTGCTGCGGGTGCAGGTGGCCGATATGAAACGCTATGACGATTTTTATAAACGTTTAGTGAACAGCGTGCCGGGGCTGTCGGATGTCACTTCGAGTTTTGCCATGGAACAGATAAAATATACCACCGCCTTGCCTGTCGAATAA
- a CDS encoding PLP-dependent cysteine synthase family protein, with translation MNSAWVKHAISEINADYQRSADTHLIRLALPAFPGIHLYLKDESTHPTGSLKHRLARSLFLYGLCNGWIKEGTPIIESSSGSTAVSEAYFARLLGLPFIAVMPSCTAKRKIEQIEFYGGRCHFVQSACEIYDASETLARELNGHYMDQFTFAERATDWRGNNNIADSIFRQMSHEPHPQPSWIVMSAGTGGTSATIGRYIRSQGHETQLMVVDPQNSVFLEYWQTRDATLRSPVGSKIEGIGRPRVEPSFIPDVVDEMLRVPDAASVATALWLETQLGRKVGASTGTNMWGVLQLAARMREEGRTGSIVTLLCDSGERYLETYYNPQWVAANIGDIAPRQAEIAALVGRR, from the coding sequence ATGAATAGCGCCTGGGTTAAACATGCCATTAGCGAAATCAACGCCGACTATCAGCGCTCCGCCGACACGCACCTGATCCGTCTGGCGCTGCCCGCGTTTCCGGGCATCCACCTGTATCTGAAAGATGAAAGCACCCACCCTACCGGCAGCCTTAAACATCGCCTGGCGAGGTCGCTGTTTCTCTATGGCCTGTGCAACGGCTGGATCAAAGAAGGTACGCCGATTATTGAATCCTCCTCGGGTTCAACCGCCGTTTCGGAGGCCTACTTCGCCCGCCTGCTGGGGCTGCCGTTTATCGCCGTGATGCCTTCCTGCACCGCCAAACGTAAGATCGAACAGATCGAGTTTTACGGCGGACGCTGCCATTTTGTGCAGAGCGCCTGCGAAATCTACGATGCTTCCGAAACGCTGGCCCGCGAGCTGAACGGCCATTATATGGATCAATTCACCTTTGCCGAGCGGGCCACCGACTGGCGCGGCAATAACAATATCGCCGACAGTATTTTCCGTCAGATGAGCCATGAACCGCACCCGCAGCCGTCATGGATCGTCATGAGCGCCGGCACCGGCGGCACCTCGGCAACCATTGGCCGCTATATTCGCAGCCAGGGCCATGAGACGCAGCTGATGGTCGTTGATCCGCAGAATTCGGTCTTCCTCGAATACTGGCAGACCCGCGACGCCACCCTGCGCAGCCCGGTCGGCAGCAAAATTGAAGGCATCGGCCGCCCACGCGTCGAACCGTCATTTATTCCCGACGTCGTCGACGAGATGCTGCGCGTACCGGATGCGGCGAGCGTGGCCACCGCCCTGTGGCTGGAAACACAGCTTGGGCGCAAGGTCGGCGCTTCTACCGGCACCAATATGTGGGGCGTATTGCAGCTGGCCGCGCGGATGCGCGAGGAAGGGCGAACGGGTTCCATCGTCACGCTGTTGTGCGACAGCGGTGAGCGCTACCTGGAAACCTATTACAACCCGCAGTGGGTGGCCGCCAATATCGGCGATATCGCGCCCAGGCAGGCGGAGATCGCCGCGCTGGTCGGCAGGCGATAA
- the cof gene encoding HMP-PP phosphatase, whose translation MAKLAAFDMDGTLLMPDHRLGEQTLTALKRLRERNITLTFATGRHVLEMHHVIGEFSLDAFLITGNGTRIHSLEGEELYRQDLAPEAAEAVLHSKWDTQASMHVFNDGGWFTGQARPELLQAHVFSGFHYQLCDPKRMSAQHVTKICFCGDHDDLRRLRIQLNETLGDRAFLCFSAMDCLEVLPVGCNKGAALAVLSQHLGFTLQECMAFGDAMNDREMLGSVGRGFIMGNAMPQLKAELPHLQVIGDCRHQAVSHFLTHWLDNPDLPYSPE comes from the coding sequence ATGGCAAAACTGGCCGCATTTGATATGGACGGCACCCTGCTGATGCCGGACCATCGTCTCGGCGAGCAAACGCTCACCGCGCTGAAACGGCTGCGGGAACGTAATATCACCCTGACGTTCGCTACCGGTCGCCATGTGCTGGAGATGCACCATGTGATTGGCGAATTTTCCCTGGACGCATTTCTGATCACCGGCAACGGGACGCGCATCCATTCGCTGGAAGGGGAGGAGCTTTATCGCCAGGATCTCGCTCCCGAGGCGGCGGAAGCGGTGCTGCACAGCAAATGGGATACTCAGGCCAGCATGCATGTGTTTAACGATGGCGGCTGGTTCACCGGTCAGGCAAGGCCTGAATTGTTGCAAGCGCATGTCTTCAGCGGCTTTCACTATCAACTGTGCGATCCGAAACGCATGTCGGCGCAGCATGTCACCAAGATCTGTTTTTGCGGCGATCATGACGATCTCCGCCGCCTGCGGATCCAACTGAATGAGACGCTGGGCGATCGCGCGTTTCTCTGCTTCTCGGCGATGGACTGTCTGGAAGTGCTGCCGGTCGGGTGTAATAAAGGTGCGGCGCTGGCGGTGCTCAGCCAGCACTTAGGCTTCACCCTGCAGGAGTGCATGGCGTTTGGCGATGCGATGAATGACCGCGAGATGCTGGGCAGCGTTGGGCGGGGTTTTATCATGGGCAACGCGATGCCGCAGCTGAAAGCCGAGCTGCCGCATCTTCAGGTTATCGGAGACTGCCGGCATCAGGCGGTCTCCCACTTTTTAACGCATTGGCTGGATAATCCTGATCTTCCTTATTCCCCCGAATAG
- a CDS encoding SgrR family transcriptional regulator, whose protein sequence is MRLLHRLNQYQRLWQPSAGAPQQVTVGELAERCFCSERHVRTLLRQAQEAGWLSWQASSGRGKRGQLSFHKTPESLRNEMMEQALNNGQQQNALELAQLAPVELKALLHPFLGGQWQNNTPTLRIPYYRPLEPLRPGFLPGRAEQHLAGQIYAGLTRFDEGDNMPIGDLAHHWQVSPDGLRWHFYIRSTLYWHNGDAVQTAQLRQRLRLLLELPALRTLFASISRIDVTHAQCLTITLHRPDYWLPFRLASYCSVLAHPDDPAIGCGPFRLKRFSPELVRLENHPRYHLQHPLIQAVEYWITPQLFDRDLGTSCRHPVQITIGDREELHNLRQVSNRISLGFCYLTLRHSPRLSKTQAQRLVSIIHHSSLLETLPLEEDLITPSHEVLPGWSIPQGPENNAVPLPARLTLLYHLPVELHAMAEQLRQRLALLGCELTIIFHDAKNWEGCQHLGQADLMMGDRLIGEAPEYALEQWLRCDMLWPNLLTGAQYAHLQATLDAVQSQPDARSRNDALRNVFNSLMEDAIMTPLFKYNYRISAPPGVNGLRLNARGWFDFASAWLPASLT, encoded by the coding sequence ATGCGACTCTTACACCGTTTAAATCAATACCAGCGATTGTGGCAACCCTCAGCCGGGGCGCCGCAGCAGGTGACCGTCGGCGAACTGGCGGAGCGCTGTTTTTGTAGCGAACGCCACGTCCGCACTCTGCTGCGTCAGGCGCAGGAGGCGGGGTGGCTAAGCTGGCAGGCCAGCTCCGGGCGCGGCAAACGCGGACAGCTCTCATTTCACAAAACCCCGGAAAGTCTGCGCAACGAGATGATGGAGCAGGCGCTGAACAACGGTCAGCAGCAAAACGCGCTGGAGCTGGCGCAGCTGGCCCCGGTGGAGCTGAAAGCCCTGCTCCATCCCTTCCTCGGCGGTCAGTGGCAAAACAATACTCCGACGCTGCGTATTCCTTACTATCGCCCACTGGAGCCGCTGCGTCCTGGCTTTCTCCCCGGACGCGCCGAGCAGCATCTGGCCGGGCAGATCTATGCCGGGCTGACGCGCTTCGATGAAGGCGACAATATGCCGATCGGCGATCTGGCGCATCACTGGCAGGTCTCACCGGACGGCCTGCGCTGGCATTTTTACATTCGCTCCACGCTGTACTGGCACAATGGCGATGCGGTGCAAACCGCACAGCTACGGCAGCGGTTACGGTTGCTGCTTGAGCTGCCCGCCTTACGGACCCTCTTCGCCAGCATCAGCCGTATCGATGTCACTCACGCCCAGTGTCTCACCATCACGCTGCATCGTCCTGACTACTGGCTGCCGTTCCGCCTGGCCAGCTACTGCAGCGTGCTGGCGCATCCCGACGATCCGGCCATCGGCTGCGGGCCATTCCGCCTGAAGCGGTTTAGTCCGGAACTCGTCCGCCTGGAGAACCATCCCCGGTACCACCTGCAGCATCCGCTGATCCAGGCGGTGGAATACTGGATCACTCCTCAGCTCTTTGACCGCGATCTCGGCACCAGTTGCCGCCACCCGGTGCAGATCACCATCGGCGATCGCGAAGAGCTCCACAATCTGCGCCAGGTCAGCAACCGTATCAGCCTTGGCTTCTGCTATCTGACCCTGCGCCACAGCCCGCGTCTTAGTAAAACGCAGGCCCAGCGGCTGGTGTCGATAATCCATCACTCGTCGCTGCTGGAAACGCTGCCGCTGGAGGAGGATCTGATTACGCCAAGCCATGAGGTGCTGCCGGGATGGTCCATCCCGCAGGGACCGGAAAACAACGCGGTGCCGCTGCCGGCCAGGCTCACTCTGCTCTATCATCTGCCGGTCGAGCTTCATGCGATGGCCGAGCAACTGAGGCAACGGCTGGCTCTGCTGGGCTGCGAACTGACGATCATTTTTCATGACGCCAAAAACTGGGAAGGCTGTCAGCATCTGGGGCAGGCCGACCTGATGATGGGCGACCGACTGATCGGCGAAGCGCCGGAGTACGCCCTGGAGCAGTGGCTGCGCTGCGATATGCTGTGGCCTAATTTGCTGACCGGGGCGCAATATGCCCATCTGCAGGCGACATTAGACGCCGTGCAGTCTCAGCCCGACGCCCGCAGCCGCAACGATGCGCTGCGCAACGTCTTCAACAGTCTGATGGAAGACGCCATCATGACGCCGTTGTTTAAGTATAACTATCGGATCAGCGCGCCGCCGGGGGTCAATGGCCTGCGCCTCAACGCCCGGGGCTGGTTTGACTTCGCCAGCGCCTGGCTGCCGGCCTCGTTGACGTGA
- the queC gene encoding 7-cyano-7-deazaguanine synthase QueC: protein MKRAVVVFSGGQDSTTCLVQALQQYDEVHCVTFDYGQRHRAEIDVARELALKLGAVAHKVLDVTLLNELAVSSLTRDNIPVPDYQPDAEGIPNTFVPGRNILFLTLTAIYAYQVKAEAIITGVCETDFSGYPDCRDEFVKALHHAVSLGMAKDIRFETPLMWLNKAETWALADFWGQLDLVRQETLTCYNGIKGDGCGQCAACNLRANGLNQYLGDKVGVMAVMKQKTGLAQA, encoded by the coding sequence ATGAAACGCGCCGTAGTTGTCTTCAGCGGAGGACAAGATTCAACCACCTGTCTGGTGCAGGCTCTGCAACAGTATGATGAAGTGCATTGCGTCACTTTTGATTATGGCCAACGCCACCGCGCGGAAATCGACGTTGCGCGCGAACTCGCCCTGAAACTGGGCGCCGTCGCGCATAAAGTGCTGGACGTCACTCTGCTCAACGAACTGGCAGTCAGCAGCCTGACCCGCGATAACATTCCGGTACCGGACTATCAGCCTGATGCCGAAGGCATTCCCAACACCTTTGTCCCCGGGCGCAATATTCTGTTTTTAACCCTGACGGCAATCTACGCCTATCAGGTGAAAGCCGAAGCCATCATCACCGGCGTGTGCGAGACCGACTTCTCCGGCTACCCGGACTGTCGCGATGAGTTTGTCAAAGCGCTGCACCACGCCGTCAGCCTTGGGATGGCGAAAGATATTCGCTTTGAGACGCCGCTGATGTGGCTGAATAAAGCCGAGACCTGGGCGCTTGCCGACTTCTGGGGTCAGCTGGATCTGGTGCGCCAGGAAACCCTCACCTGCTACAACGGCATTAAGGGCGATGGCTGCGGCCAGTGCGCCGCCTGTAACCTGCGCGCAAACGGACTCAACCAGTATCTGGGGGACAAGGTTGGCGTAATGGCGGTGATGAAGCAAAAAACCGGGCTGGCACAGGCATAG
- a CDS encoding YbgC/FadM family acyl-CoA thioesterase, translating to MQTQIKVRGYHLDVYQHVNNARYLEFLEEARWDGLENSPAFQWMMEKNIAFVVVNININYRRPAVLGDVLTVSSKLEQLNGKSGTLSQVVTLNPNGEVVADALITFVCIDLKTQKALPLEGELREKLDQMNLR from the coding sequence ATGCAGACACAAATTAAAGTTCGCGGCTATCATCTGGACGTCTACCAGCATGTGAACAACGCACGTTACCTGGAGTTCCTTGAGGAAGCCCGCTGGGACGGCCTGGAAAACAGCCCCGCGTTTCAGTGGATGATGGAGAAAAACATCGCCTTCGTGGTGGTGAATATCAATATTAACTACCGTCGTCCGGCGGTGCTGGGCGATGTGCTGACAGTGAGCAGCAAACTGGAGCAACTCAACGGCAAAAGCGGCACCCTTAGTCAGGTGGTCACCCTCAACCCCAATGGCGAAGTGGTGGCCGATGCGCTGATTACCTTCGTCTGTATCGATTTGAAGACCCAGAAGGCGCTGCCACTGGAAGGGGAGTTGCGTGAGAAACTTGACCAGATGAACTTGCGCTAA
- a CDS encoding helix-hairpin-helix domain-containing protein, translating into MKYGIKTLMAAGVLVFAVGVQGAQAAPASGKAVVNKENVQATASAKAEAVPGDTDNGATKVSINHASAEQLAQALNGVGLKKAQAIVSYREEYGPFKTLDDLKQVPGMGSALVERNLAHLTL; encoded by the coding sequence ATGAAATATGGAATAAAAACACTGATGGCCGCGGGCGTTCTGGTTTTCGCGGTAGGGGTACAGGGGGCGCAGGCGGCACCCGCCAGCGGTAAAGCGGTAGTGAATAAAGAAAATGTGCAGGCGACCGCTTCGGCGAAGGCGGAAGCGGTGCCCGGCGACACCGACAACGGGGCGACAAAAGTCAGCATTAACCACGCCAGCGCCGAACAGCTGGCGCAGGCGTTGAATGGCGTAGGGTTGAAAAAAGCCCAGGCCATTGTCAGCTACCGCGAAGAGTACGGGCCGTTCAAAACCCTCGATGATCTGAAGCAGGTCCCGGGAATGGGGAGCGCGCTGGTGGAGCGCAATTTAGCCCATCTGACGCTGTAA